Below is a window of Scylla paramamosain isolate STU-SP2022 chromosome 39, ASM3559412v1, whole genome shotgun sequence DNA.
TGGCTTTTGGAGGCACAATCTCGTATTTTCCCAAATTCTAGAGTGGCAACACTGAcgcaactgtccccctcttgtaCACTGTACATCCTCGGTGTGtcattttcttataatctaaactgggaaCTTCACATGTCATCTTTGGTTAAATCAGTTTTTATGGagttaagtattttgagtcgtctccgccagtttttctcgctctcccagctgctgactctgtgCAGGGGCCTCATCTGTCcatttatggagtatgcttcagatgtttggaggggttccactcataccactcttttagacagggttgaatgaaaagcttttcgttttatcaactcttctctgactgtcttcagcctctttctcatcgtcgcaatgttgccTCTTTCaatatcttctactgctattttcatgccaagtgttcttgtgatcttgctcactgcatgcctcccctactCTCACGgactcactgcacaagactcttctttctctcactcgtattctgtccacctctctaatgcaagagtgaacaattattctcaatcattcatccctttctctggtagatTCTGGAATTCCAtgtctgcttttgtatttccactttcctatgacttgaactcttgaagagggaggtttcaagacacttattctctaAATTTTCACTAACCCTTTCGACTTTCTACGGGAGCCGGCACCTCagcgggcctttttttttttttttttgctgcaatttttgttgcccttggcccgtGGCGCCcctacatgagaaaaaaaaaaaatctccatatCCCAAGGTAAAGCAGTCCTCCTTGAATTACTGTCCATTGCTGGCTTAATTGGTCTCTTTCTTTAAGAGAAATCTTACGATCTCCTAAGCGGCAACTTTTACATTTCCTTCAGCTGATGAGAAACTGACAAGATGAATAATTATTACAATCTTGGCAATAGACACCGAAtcgaaattgttgttgttttgttgttgtttttgttgttgttgcagatgCTGCTGCActtctgtgttgtgttgtgttgcattgtgtcgtgttgtgttgtgtgacaaCTCTTTAAGTTGAGCTGTGTGGAGTAACAGCACTCaccttcgttgttgttgttgttgttgttgttgttgttgctgttgttgttgcagatGCTGCTGCActtctgtgttgtgttgtgttgcattgtGTCGTGTTGTGTCGTGTGACAACTCTTTAAGTTGAGCTGTGTGGAGTAACATCACTCACCTTCAGGCACAGTTTTGCTTTGCCTTGTCGTTGTCAGCATCATGTGTGCTGAATGGGACGCCGTTATGTTCTAACAGACTATTCCCTGCGTGTCCACTGTACCTGCcagcacacatgcacacgcttAGTATTAATTGAGAGAATGGCTCAGGCATATATGGCGTGCTCTTGTTTGTGTACTGCTTGTATGGGTGGTGGGAATGTTTGCATCTGATGAGTGCTGATGGTACAGTGCAATCTTAATCAGGGGGTGGCTGCTGCTGATGCACCAGCGTTGGCTGATTCACAAACGACatagagatggtggtggaggtgctgggaaGGGCGTGTTACAGGTAAAACATTTTAGAGAGTGAATGAGGGTAAGAGTAAAGTAATGAAGTGTAGGAGAATGACAGGTGTCAGGAGGCCTAGTGTAATTCTGATATAATTTGTAAGAAGAGGCAAAATGAAGAGTGGTTGTGCTTGGTACGCGAGAATGGACTGCAGTTGTGAGTGTTGCATATTGTGACTGCCTCGAGGACCTCGACAGGAGGATATCCTTCCTAGTGTGGCGAGTGAGAAAAGTTACCTAGGTATGGGAGTGTGTGCATGACAAGAAACATCCTCCACTGCTCAGGTTGTGCACGTCGTTGTCACACACGTCACAAGGCCGAGGAGCAACACGACTCATTATCTCCACATActgtatacgagagagagagagagagagagagagagagagagagagagagagagagagagagagagagagagagagagagagagagagagagagagagagagagagagagagagagaaagagagagagagagagtgagagggtgaagGGCCTCACCTTCCAACACTGAGGCGGAACTAGGTCTCTGGTGCGCCCACGTGGAAGAATCCATACTTAGCCCACCGATGTTCTCCCTCGTAATCGTCCAGATCAATTCGTAGCTGCTGCAGGGTGGTGGAGGTCAGCTGGTGCGGAAGGTCAAGGCCCAAGCCAGAATTCACCCTCCAGGTCGCCAAAGCCCAATTGATAATCCAAATACGAAAGAAATGATGGCTGACGGCATCACTGGTGCGCTGCTGGAAGACGGTCCATCCCCAGCTTTCAACGG
It encodes the following:
- the LOC135092314 gene encoding ficolin-3-like, which translates into the protein MSCASILITFNEVRSGVQRSVRHPGLKTHATLLYPIPRHCRPFGPVYLRSQATVTLVWPPHCTPVGMDKRTASTRPSWSWGWTVFQQRTSDAVSHHFFRIWIINWALATWRVNSGLGLDLPHQLTSTTLQQLRIDLDDYEGEHRYSGHAGNSLLEHNGVPFSTHDADNDKAKQNCA